One genomic region from Pseudoduganella dura encodes:
- a CDS encoding ABC transporter permease: MSFEDLHLGSIVVSTVRNAPVLIFAAMAGLFAERSGVIDIGLEGKILASAFVSAAVAFTTQNPWYGILAGIAVSVAIALLQGCIAITQKGNQLVAGIAINITMSGLTFVVAQYFFQQGGRTPDLGEARLSEIVLPGSAAVADVPVIGWIWTQLLGGHTVLVYLAFALVPLVHWVLYHTRFGLRLRACGENPHAADAAGVSVERTRYAAMLIAGILCSFSGAYLAIVQSGFFLRDMSAGAGYLALTAMVFGNWRPFYTFLGCLMFGFFGAVQIQLEGVDLPVVGRIPGALIQMVPYVVTVIVLAGLMAKSVAPKAIGVPFVKSR; encoded by the coding sequence ATGAGCTTCGAAGACCTCCACCTGGGCAGCATCGTCGTCTCCACCGTGCGCAACGCGCCGGTATTGATCTTCGCGGCCATGGCCGGCCTGTTCGCGGAACGCTCCGGCGTCATCGACATCGGCCTGGAAGGCAAGATCCTGGCCTCGGCATTCGTTTCCGCCGCGGTGGCCTTCACCACGCAGAACCCGTGGTACGGCATCCTGGCCGGCATCGCCGTCTCGGTGGCGATCGCGCTGCTGCAGGGCTGCATCGCCATCACGCAAAAGGGCAACCAGTTGGTGGCCGGCATCGCCATCAACATCACGATGAGCGGACTGACGTTCGTCGTGGCGCAGTACTTCTTCCAGCAGGGCGGCCGCACGCCGGACCTGGGCGAGGCGCGGCTGTCGGAAATCGTGCTGCCCGGCAGCGCCGCGGTGGCGGACGTGCCGGTGATCGGCTGGATCTGGACGCAGCTGCTGGGCGGCCACACGGTGCTCGTCTACCTGGCGTTCGCTCTGGTGCCGCTGGTGCACTGGGTGCTGTACCACACCCGCTTCGGCCTGCGGCTGCGCGCCTGCGGCGAGAACCCGCACGCCGCCGACGCGGCCGGCGTTTCCGTCGAACGCACCCGCTATGCGGCGATGCTGATCGCCGGCATCCTGTGCTCGTTCTCCGGCGCCTATCTCGCCATCGTGCAGAGCGGCTTCTTCCTGCGCGACATGTCCGCCGGCGCCGGCTACCTGGCGCTGACCGCCATGGTGTTCGGCAACTGGCGCCCGTTCTACACCTTCCTCGGCTGCCTGATGTTCGGCTTCTTCGGCGCCGTGCAGATCCAGCTGGAAGGCGTGGACCTGCCGGTCGTCGGCCGCATTCCGGGCGCGCTGATCCAGATGGTGCCGTATGTCGTCACCGTGATCGTGCTGGCCGGACTGATGGCCAAGTCGGTCGCCCCGAAGGCGATCGGCGTGCCGTTCGTGAAGTCGCGCTAA
- a CDS encoding carbohydrate kinase: MSKKEQLYGLIRANPFISQQEMAEALGLSRSAVAGHVASLIRERRLVGRAYVLPQERGVLCIGAANLDRKLRTVAPLQMGTSNPATAGETFGGVARNIAENLARLGTPCALLTALGDDSAGQALRAHARHCGIDMTGTPVLPGAATGTYTAVLDAGGEMAVALADMALYEQLTPGFIASRQAQRNAASLVIADLNLPHDTVALLLDEARRDGIPLAIVAVSQPKMARLPRDLAGLRLLILNRGELEERAGRPLPTEAALRDACRAVQAEGARDVIVTCGAAGVYYTYGNTYGDTDTAKAGDLQWLPAHDVDVVDVTGAGDAFSAAVCWTLAQGEADLAEACARGLRAAALTVQSTHTVFPALTAALLGAPTLTEQE, translated from the coding sequence ATGAGCAAGAAAGAACAACTTTACGGCCTGATCCGTGCCAATCCGTTCATCTCCCAGCAGGAGATGGCAGAGGCGCTCGGCCTGTCGCGTTCCGCCGTGGCCGGCCATGTCGCCAGTCTGATCCGCGAGCGCCGGCTGGTGGGCCGCGCCTACGTGCTGCCGCAGGAACGGGGCGTGCTGTGCATCGGCGCCGCCAACCTCGATCGCAAGCTGCGCACGGTGGCGCCGCTGCAGATGGGCACCTCGAACCCGGCCACCGCCGGCGAAACCTTCGGCGGCGTGGCCCGCAACATCGCCGAGAACCTGGCCCGCCTCGGCACGCCGTGCGCGCTGCTGACGGCGCTGGGCGATGATAGCGCCGGCCAGGCACTGCGGGCGCACGCCCGGCATTGCGGCATCGACATGACCGGCACGCCGGTGCTGCCGGGCGCCGCCACCGGCACCTATACGGCCGTGCTGGACGCCGGCGGCGAAATGGCCGTGGCACTGGCCGACATGGCGCTGTATGAACAGCTCACGCCCGGCTTCATCGCTAGCCGCCAGGCGCAGCGCAATGCGGCGTCGCTGGTGATCGCGGACCTGAACCTGCCGCACGATACCGTCGCGCTGCTGCTGGACGAAGCGCGGCGCGACGGCATTCCCCTGGCGATCGTGGCCGTGTCGCAACCGAAAATGGCGCGGCTGCCGCGCGACCTGGCCGGCCTGCGCCTGCTGATCCTGAACCGCGGCGAACTGGAAGAGCGCGCCGGCCGCCCGCTGCCCACCGAGGCGGCGTTGCGCGATGCGTGCCGCGCCGTGCAGGCCGAGGGCGCGCGCGACGTGATCGTCACCTGCGGCGCGGCCGGCGTGTATTACACGTACGGCAACACGTACGGCGACACGGATACCGCCAAGGCAGGCGACCTGCAATGGCTGCCGGCCCATGACGTGGACGTGGTCGACGTGACCGGCGCCGGCGACGCGTTCTCGGCGGCCGTCTGCTGGACGCTCGCCCAGGGCGAAGCCGATCTCGCCGAAGCCTGCGCCCGCGGCCTGCGCGCCGCCGCGCTGACCGTGCAGAGCACCCATACCGTATTCCCCGCGCTGACGGCCGCCCTGCTCGGCGCACCCACTCTCACAGAACAGGAATGA
- a CDS encoding pseudouridine-5'-phosphate glycosidase has product MHQYLSFSPEVANARTSGKPVVALESTIISHGMPYPQNVRTAQEVEQIIRDGGAVPATIAVIEGRICIGLTPEQLELLGNSPEALKVSRRDLAYVLSQGKLGATTVAATMICAQLAGISVFVTGGIGGVHRGAETSFDISADLQELAQTNVAVVCAGVKSILDIGLTLEYLETHGVPVVSVGQEGFPAFFTRESGFNADFRLDTPAEQASFIRTKWALGLNGGVVVAAPVPESDAMPKEEIDAITLQALQEAQENGVAGKKVTPFLLARIKTLTAGRSLATNIALVKNNARVGAALARALLEHPIT; this is encoded by the coding sequence ATGCACCAGTACCTCTCCTTCTCGCCCGAAGTGGCGAACGCGCGCACCTCCGGCAAGCCGGTCGTGGCGCTCGAATCGACGATCATCTCGCATGGCATGCCGTACCCGCAGAACGTGCGGACGGCGCAGGAAGTCGAGCAGATCATCCGCGACGGCGGCGCCGTGCCCGCGACGATCGCCGTCATCGAAGGCAGGATCTGCATCGGCCTGACGCCGGAACAGCTCGAATTGCTGGGCAATTCGCCGGAGGCGCTGAAAGTGAGCCGCCGCGACCTGGCCTACGTGCTGTCGCAGGGCAAGCTGGGTGCCACGACCGTGGCCGCCACGATGATCTGCGCGCAGCTGGCCGGCATTTCCGTGTTCGTCACCGGCGGCATCGGCGGCGTGCACCGCGGCGCCGAGACCAGCTTCGACATCTCGGCCGACCTGCAGGAACTGGCGCAGACCAACGTGGCTGTCGTCTGCGCCGGCGTGAAGTCGATCCTCGATATCGGCCTCACGCTGGAATACCTGGAAACGCATGGCGTGCCGGTGGTCAGCGTGGGCCAGGAAGGTTTTCCGGCGTTCTTCACGCGCGAGAGCGGCTTCAACGCCGACTTCCGCCTCGACACGCCCGCCGAGCAGGCCTCGTTCATCCGCACCAAGTGGGCGCTGGGCCTGAACGGCGGCGTGGTGGTGGCCGCGCCGGTGCCGGAAAGCGACGCGATGCCGAAGGAGGAAATCGACGCCATCACGCTGCAGGCACTGCAGGAAGCGCAGGAAAACGGCGTGGCGGGCAAGAAGGTGACGCCGTTCCTGCTGGCCCGCATCAAGACGCTGACGGCCGGCCGCAGCCTGGCCACGAACATCGCGCTGGTGAAGAACAACGCGCGCGTGGGCGCCGCGCTGGCCCGCGCGCTGCTCGAGCATCCCATCACCTGA
- a CDS encoding LysR family transcriptional regulator, translating into MSIDLKQLKYFLAVAEEKSFSRAAERLHISQPPLSQQIMKLEAELGVKLFARTTRSFELTVAGRALMNEAAELLAKMRMTIDTVRQIDRGEVGRLRVGIVGSAMWGPIPSLLEEFQGKYPRVTWTIHELGPTVQYEALRAKQIDVGFWREPRLDETDLKNDSLRQELCFRENVCVAVNEHHPLAKQEAIELTDIADEPMLTLALDKSAFPRYLLQCCVNAGFEPAIFQEANEPQTLLAMVGAGLGVTLMPETTSRIGWPGVVFLPIRTNPPSANLYITYTTTDDAPVVRAFLNILRPPER; encoded by the coding sequence ATGTCGATCGACCTGAAGCAACTGAAGTATTTCCTCGCCGTCGCCGAAGAGAAGAGTTTTTCCCGGGCCGCCGAGCGGCTGCACATCTCGCAGCCGCCGCTGTCGCAGCAGATCATGAAGCTGGAGGCGGAACTGGGCGTGAAGCTGTTCGCCCGCACCACCCGCAGCTTCGAGCTGACGGTGGCCGGCCGCGCGCTGATGAACGAAGCGGCCGAGCTGCTGGCGAAGATGCGGATGACGATCGACACCGTGCGCCAGATCGACCGTGGCGAGGTGGGCCGGCTGCGCGTGGGCATCGTCGGCTCGGCGATGTGGGGCCCGATCCCCAGCCTGCTGGAGGAATTCCAGGGCAAGTACCCGCGCGTGACGTGGACGATCCACGAGCTCGGCCCCACCGTGCAATACGAAGCGCTGCGCGCCAAGCAGATCGACGTGGGATTCTGGCGCGAGCCGCGGCTGGACGAGACGGACCTGAAGAACGACAGCCTGCGGCAGGAACTGTGCTTTCGCGAGAACGTGTGCGTGGCCGTCAACGAGCACCACCCGCTGGCGAAGCAGGAGGCGATCGAGCTGACCGACATCGCCGACGAGCCGATGCTGACCCTGGCGCTGGACAAGTCCGCGTTCCCGCGCTACCTGCTGCAGTGCTGCGTGAACGCCGGGTTCGAGCCGGCCATCTTCCAGGAAGCCAATGAACCGCAGACCTTGCTGGCGATGGTCGGCGCCGGGCTCGGCGTCACGCTGATGCCGGAGACCACCAGCCGCATTGGCTGGCCCGGCGTGGTGTTCCTGCCGATCCGCACCAATCCGCCTTCCGCGAACCTGTACATCACGTACACCACCACCGACGATGCGCCGGTGGTGCGGGCGTTCCTGAACATCCTGCGGCCGCCGGAGCGGTAA
- a CDS encoding TonB-dependent receptor: protein MKSTHRTLMALAIATAFPFASAQETQATDTAAQATQPGQLETVIVTAQRRAENIKDVPMSIATVKGEKLDVLTSGGQDIRFLSGRSPSVSIESDYGRTFPRFYIRGLGNTDFDLNASQPVGLVMDDIVQENPMLKGFPVFDVDQVEVLRGPQGTLFGRNSPAGVIKFDSAKPVFKQEGYLAAGFGKDRVRNVDGAYNIPVSDTVAIRFAGSSQHRGDRVDNNRATGTREFEGYKDNAARLQVLYKPSADFSALFNVHGRDMDGTATLFRANILKAGTNELVDGFDFGSYPSDGVNEQHLKNKGGNVRLRWDLPGITLHSITGYEKLEFFSRADVDGGYGAVYAPPYGPGFIPFVVETADVIPNHRQISQELRAESNTKSPLQWIAGLFYFKEDITIDSIAFNSLAPGNPQVPNYATQTQNARSWAAFGSLNYAVSDRLKLRGGLRYTSDKKDFVAQRIETTGRTYLPLSDDSTNISWDASGTYVVNRDTNVFVRVATGYRAPSMQGRLNDLTSQPSMAGAEKVLSYEAGVKQDLFDRRARLAATVFRYRVKDKQLTAGSGNVNMNQLLNADKAIGQGVELDLQANLSQNFSATFGTSYNDTEIQDGSLFVLPCGSGCTVTNPVSFVNGSRVALIDGNPLPRAPKWQHNFTLKYATPVANGEVYAFTDWSYRSSYNFFLYEAVEYKAKDLLEGGLRVGYKWGDGKYDLALYGRNITDEVQSVGAIDFNNLTGILNEPRTYGVQFKMNF from the coding sequence ATGAAATCGACCCACCGGACCCTGATGGCGCTGGCCATCGCAACCGCCTTCCCGTTCGCGTCGGCACAGGAAACCCAGGCGACGGACACCGCCGCCCAGGCCACCCAGCCGGGCCAGCTCGAAACGGTGATCGTCACAGCGCAGCGCCGCGCGGAAAACATCAAGGATGTGCCGATGTCCATCGCCACCGTGAAAGGCGAGAAGCTCGACGTGCTGACCTCCGGCGGGCAGGACATCCGCTTCCTGTCCGGTCGTTCGCCATCGGTCAGCATCGAATCGGATTATGGCCGCACGTTCCCGCGCTTCTATATCCGCGGCCTGGGCAATACCGACTTCGACCTGAACGCGTCGCAGCCGGTGGGCCTGGTGATGGACGACATCGTGCAGGAAAACCCGATGCTGAAAGGCTTCCCGGTGTTCGACGTGGACCAGGTGGAAGTGCTGCGCGGCCCGCAGGGCACGCTGTTCGGCCGCAACTCGCCGGCCGGCGTGATCAAGTTCGATTCGGCCAAGCCCGTGTTCAAGCAGGAAGGCTACCTGGCCGCCGGCTTCGGCAAGGACCGCGTGCGCAACGTGGATGGCGCGTACAACATCCCGGTCAGCGACACGGTGGCGATCCGCTTCGCAGGCTCGTCGCAGCACCGTGGCGACCGGGTCGACAACAACCGTGCCACCGGCACGCGCGAATTCGAAGGCTACAAGGACAACGCCGCGCGCCTGCAGGTGCTGTACAAGCCGTCGGCCGATTTCTCGGCGCTGTTCAACGTGCACGGCCGCGACATGGACGGCACCGCCACGCTGTTCCGCGCCAACATCCTGAAGGCCGGCACGAACGAACTGGTCGACGGCTTCGACTTCGGCAGCTACCCAAGCGACGGCGTCAACGAGCAGCACCTGAAGAACAAGGGCGGCAATGTGCGGCTGCGATGGGACCTGCCGGGCATCACGCTGCACTCGATCACGGGCTACGAAAAGCTCGAGTTCTTCAGCCGCGCCGACGTCGATGGCGGCTACGGCGCCGTGTACGCGCCGCCGTACGGGCCGGGCTTCATCCCGTTCGTGGTCGAAACGGCCGACGTGATCCCGAACCACCGCCAGATCTCGCAGGAACTGCGCGCCGAGTCGAACACGAAGAGCCCGCTGCAGTGGATCGCCGGCCTGTTCTACTTCAAGGAAGACATCACGATCGACAGCATCGCGTTCAACTCGCTGGCGCCAGGCAATCCGCAAGTGCCGAACTACGCCACGCAGACGCAGAACGCCAGGTCGTGGGCGGCCTTCGGCTCGCTGAACTACGCCGTCAGCGACCGCCTCAAGCTGCGCGGCGGCCTGCGCTACACCAGCGACAAGAAGGATTTCGTCGCGCAGCGCATCGAGACCACCGGCCGCACCTACCTGCCGCTGTCCGACGATTCCACCAACATCAGCTGGGATGCATCGGGTACCTACGTGGTCAACCGCGACACCAACGTGTTCGTGCGCGTGGCCACCGGCTACCGCGCGCCGTCGATGCAGGGCCGCCTGAACGACCTGACCAGCCAGCCGTCGATGGCCGGCGCCGAGAAGGTGCTGTCGTATGAAGCGGGCGTCAAGCAGGACCTGTTCGACCGCCGCGCGCGCCTGGCCGCCACCGTGTTCCGCTACCGCGTCAAGGACAAGCAGCTGACGGCCGGCAGCGGCAACGTCAACATGAACCAGCTGCTGAACGCGGACAAGGCAATCGGGCAGGGCGTCGAGCTGGACCTGCAGGCCAACCTGTCGCAGAATTTCTCGGCCACGTTCGGCACCAGCTACAACGATACCGAGATCCAGGACGGCAGCCTGTTCGTGCTGCCGTGCGGCAGCGGCTGCACGGTGACGAACCCGGTCTCGTTCGTGAACGGCAGCCGCGTGGCCCTGATCGACGGCAACCCGCTGCCGCGCGCGCCGAAATGGCAGCACAATTTCACGCTGAAATACGCCACCCCGGTGGCCAACGGCGAAGTGTATGCGTTCACCGACTGGTCGTACCGCTCGTCGTATAACTTCTTCCTGTACGAAGCGGTCGAGTACAAGGCCAAGGACCTGCTGGAAGGCGGCCTGCGCGTGGGCTACAAGTGGGGCGACGGCAAGTACGACCTGGCCCTGTACGGCCGCAACATCACCGACGAAGTGCAATCGGTGGGCGCGATCGACTTCAACAACCTGACCGGCATCCTGAACGAACCGCGCACGTATGGCGTGCAGTTCAAGATGAATTTCTGA
- a CDS encoding BMP family lipoprotein: MKIKQLSMMIAAVAVSTSAFSATPKLGIVYDAGGKFDKSFNQSAFEGASRFKKDTGINFIEVQASSDTQAEQVLRGLARKKLDMIASIGFAQTQAVQKVAKEFPNVRFVLIDGVAQGANVNSITFKEEEGSYLAGVAAAMASKSKKLGFIGGIDIPLIRTFACGYAQGAKSVDKKAEIVQNMVGTTAAAWNDPAKGGELARSQFDRGVDVVFAVAGGSGMGTLQMAKEKGKLAIGVDSNQNHLYPGTMLTSMVKRVDNAVYDSFTQMKNGTWKGGVTAKGIKEGGVDWALDANNRKLITPEIEKRVLGARKDIIDGKTRVIDIRSGTACPV, encoded by the coding sequence ATGAAAATCAAACAACTTTCCATGATGATCGCCGCAGTTGCGGTTTCGACGAGCGCATTCTCGGCCACTCCGAAACTGGGCATCGTCTACGACGCGGGCGGCAAGTTCGACAAGTCGTTCAACCAGTCCGCCTTCGAAGGCGCTTCGCGTTTCAAGAAAGATACCGGTATCAACTTCATCGAAGTGCAGGCTTCTTCGGATACCCAGGCCGAACAGGTGCTGCGTGGCCTGGCCCGCAAGAAGCTCGACATGATCGCCTCGATCGGCTTCGCGCAGACGCAGGCCGTGCAGAAGGTGGCGAAGGAATTCCCGAACGTGCGCTTCGTGCTGATCGACGGCGTTGCGCAAGGCGCCAACGTGAACTCGATCACGTTCAAGGAAGAAGAAGGCTCCTACCTGGCCGGCGTGGCCGCCGCGATGGCGTCGAAGTCGAAGAAGCTGGGCTTCATCGGCGGCATCGACATCCCGCTGATCCGCACCTTTGCCTGCGGCTACGCGCAGGGCGCGAAATCCGTCGACAAGAAAGCCGAGATCGTGCAGAACATGGTCGGCACCACCGCCGCCGCCTGGAACGATCCGGCCAAGGGCGGCGAACTGGCCCGCTCGCAGTTCGACCGCGGCGTGGACGTGGTGTTCGCCGTGGCCGGCGGTTCCGGCATGGGCACGCTGCAGATGGCCAAGGAAAAAGGCAAGCTGGCGATCGGCGTCGATTCGAACCAGAACCACCTGTACCCGGGCACGATGCTGACCTCGATGGTCAAGCGCGTGGACAATGCCGTGTACGACAGCTTCACGCAAATGAAGAACGGCACCTGGAAAGGCGGCGTGACCGCCAAGGGCATCAAGGAAGGCGGCGTGGACTGGGCGCTGGACGCCAACAACCGCAAGCTGATCACGCCGGAAATCGAAAAGCGCGTGCTCGGTGCCCGCAAGGACATCATCGATGGCAAGACCCGTGTCATCGATATCCGCTCGGGCACTGCCTGCCCGGTCTGA
- a CDS encoding ABC transporter ATP-binding protein — MQPAVEFRGISKHFGAVKANTDVSFSIAKGAIHGLVGENGAGKSTLMSILYGYYHADGGAILLDGRECQIRSSQEAIRLGIGMVHQHFMLVENMTVLDNVMLGTEGGFRLASHRAEAEAKLREICARYRLDVDPLATIHDLSVGAQQRVEILKQIYRSASILILDEPTAVLTAQETASLFEILRLFKEQGKTIILITHKLQEIMDITDTVTVMRAGRVVGAVQTAQTSKEELANMMVGRPIENNLPRGPYKPGAPVLEVKGLQLKDSAGVALLDDIGFTLRAGEIVAIAGVSGNGQSELMEILSGMRLPTGGQADFEGKALPFRRGDADGLPLVFRNLGIAHVPEDRLRDGVVKNFSVMHNTFLGYQDHIKGRWGLFDFKHIAERCAGLLKEFDVRPPNPDLRIGLLSGGNQQKVVIAREVLAKPKLMLVGQPTRGVDIGTIEAIHTQLLALRDAGVAILLVSVELEEVRALADRILVMCGGRITGELPINEFDTTRIGLLMGGMHKS; from the coding sequence ATGCAGCCAGCTGTTGAATTCCGCGGCATCTCCAAGCACTTTGGCGCCGTGAAGGCGAATACGGACGTCAGCTTCTCGATCGCCAAGGGCGCCATCCATGGCCTCGTGGGCGAGAACGGGGCCGGCAAGTCCACGCTGATGAGCATCCTGTACGGCTACTACCATGCCGATGGCGGCGCCATCCTGCTGGACGGCCGCGAATGCCAGATCCGTTCCAGCCAGGAGGCGATCCGCCTCGGCATCGGCATGGTGCACCAGCACTTCATGCTGGTCGAGAACATGACGGTGCTCGACAACGTGATGCTGGGCACCGAGGGTGGTTTCCGCCTGGCCTCGCACCGTGCCGAAGCCGAGGCGAAGCTGCGCGAGATCTGCGCGCGCTACCGCCTCGACGTCGACCCGCTGGCCACGATCCACGACCTGTCCGTGGGCGCGCAGCAGCGCGTGGAAATCCTCAAGCAGATCTACCGCAGCGCCAGCATCCTGATCCTGGACGAGCCGACCGCCGTGCTGACGGCGCAGGAAACGGCATCGCTGTTCGAGATCCTGCGGCTGTTCAAGGAACAGGGCAAGACGATCATCCTGATCACCCACAAGCTGCAGGAAATCATGGACATCACGGATACCGTGACCGTGATGCGCGCCGGCCGCGTGGTGGGCGCCGTGCAGACCGCGCAAACCTCGAAGGAAGAGCTGGCCAACATGATGGTGGGCCGGCCGATCGAGAACAACCTGCCGCGCGGCCCCTACAAGCCGGGCGCGCCGGTGCTGGAAGTGAAAGGCCTGCAGCTGAAGGACAGCGCCGGCGTTGCGCTGCTCGACGACATCGGTTTCACGCTGCGCGCCGGCGAGATCGTGGCGATCGCCGGCGTTTCCGGCAACGGCCAGAGCGAGCTGATGGAAATCCTGTCCGGCATGCGCCTGCCGACCGGCGGCCAGGCCGATTTCGAAGGCAAGGCGCTGCCCTTCAGGCGCGGCGACGCGGACGGCCTGCCGCTGGTGTTCCGCAACCTGGGCATCGCCCACGTGCCGGAAGACCGGCTGCGCGACGGCGTGGTGAAGAACTTCTCCGTCATGCACAACACCTTCCTCGGCTACCAGGACCATATCAAGGGCCGCTGGGGGCTGTTCGACTTCAAGCACATCGCCGAGCGCTGCGCCGGCCTGCTGAAGGAATTCGACGTGCGCCCGCCGAACCCGGACCTGCGCATCGGCCTGCTCTCCGGCGGGAACCAGCAGAAGGTGGTGATCGCCCGCGAGGTGCTGGCGAAACCGAAGCTGATGCTGGTGGGCCAGCCCACGCGCGGCGTGGACATCGGCACCATCGAGGCCATTCATACGCAGTTACTTGCATTGCGCGATGCCGGCGTGGCGATCCTGCTGGTGTCCGTGGAGCTGGAAGAAGTGCGCGCGCTGGCCGACCGCATCCTCGTGATGTGCGGCGGCCGCATCACCGGCGAATTGCCGATCAATGAATTCGACACCACCCGCATCGGCCTGCTGATGGGCGGGATGCACAAATCATGA
- a CDS encoding NUDIX domain-containing protein, which yields MHVRIRDVTTLSNDWYLLKKTTFDYRRRDGSWQTMSRETYDRGHGAVILLYNLARRTVVLVRQFRFPAFGYGGTHDGYLVEAPAGLLDAASPEERIRAEAAEETGFRVDRVQRVFDAFMSPGSVTERLHFFVAEYESSQRAGDGGGIAAEGEDIEVLELDIDTALAMTADGRIEDGKTIMLLQHAALHLFATR from the coding sequence ATGCACGTGCGCATTCGCGACGTCACCACGCTGTCCAACGACTGGTACCTGCTGAAGAAAACCACGTTCGACTACCGCCGGCGCGACGGCAGCTGGCAGACCATGTCGCGCGAAACGTACGACCGCGGCCATGGCGCCGTGATCCTGCTCTACAACCTGGCGCGGCGCACCGTGGTGCTGGTGCGGCAGTTCCGCTTTCCCGCATTCGGCTACGGCGGCACGCATGACGGCTACCTGGTCGAAGCCCCCGCCGGCCTGCTCGACGCCGCGTCGCCGGAAGAACGCATCCGCGCCGAAGCGGCCGAGGAAACGGGCTTTCGCGTCGACCGCGTGCAGCGCGTGTTCGACGCCTTCATGAGCCCCGGCTCCGTCACCGAGCGGCTGCACTTTTTCGTCGCCGAATACGAATCCAGCCAGCGTGCCGGCGACGGCGGCGGCATCGCCGCGGAAGGCGAAGACATCGAAGTGCTCGAACTCGACATCGACACCGCCCTCGCCATGACCGCCGACGGCCGCATCGAGGACGGCAAGACCATCATGCTGCTGCAGCACGCCGCCCTGCACCTGTTCGCGACCCGCTGA
- a CDS encoding ABC transporter permease: MTTNDMPRWATGIVLPILNLLSALLVTALVIHLLGENPVESMQILINSAVVNPEGLAYTLFYASTFVFTGLAVSVAMQAGLFNIGAEGQMYLGGLGITLAMLAFDATLPWFLLIPAGMIGAALFGALWAFVPGYLQAKRGSHIVVTTIMFNFIAASLMNFVIVRFLIPPGEQNTASRVFSAGAELPRLSDWLPWLGDTPLNISLFLAIVALAVYGVMVSRSSWGYKLRATGLNKHAAHYAGVKISTTIIVTMLISGALAGLGAVNSMMGSTHYLSLNFVGGAGFIGIAIALMGRQHPVGIFLSALLFGALTQGGFDLSLEKPNIPPEMVILIQGLIILFCGAMEYLYAPALIKLIKGKQA; this comes from the coding sequence ATGACAACCAACGATATGCCACGCTGGGCAACCGGCATCGTCCTGCCCATCCTGAATCTGCTTTCCGCCTTGCTGGTCACCGCGCTGGTGATCCACCTGCTGGGCGAGAATCCCGTCGAATCGATGCAGATCCTGATCAACAGCGCCGTCGTCAATCCGGAAGGCCTGGCCTACACGCTGTTCTACGCGTCGACCTTCGTCTTCACGGGCCTGGCGGTCTCGGTGGCGATGCAGGCGGGCCTGTTCAACATCGGCGCCGAAGGGCAGATGTACCTGGGCGGCCTGGGCATCACGCTGGCGATGCTGGCGTTCGACGCCACGCTGCCATGGTTCCTGCTGATCCCCGCCGGCATGATCGGCGCGGCACTGTTCGGCGCGCTGTGGGCGTTCGTTCCCGGCTACCTGCAGGCGAAACGGGGCAGCCACATCGTCGTCACCACGATCATGTTCAACTTCATCGCCGCTTCGCTGATGAACTTCGTGATCGTGCGCTTCCTGATCCCGCCGGGCGAGCAGAACACCGCCTCGCGCGTGTTCTCCGCCGGCGCCGAACTGCCGCGCCTGTCGGACTGGCTGCCGTGGCTGGGCGATACGCCGCTGAACATCAGCCTGTTCCTGGCGATCGTCGCGCTGGCCGTGTATGGCGTGATGGTGTCGCGCTCGTCGTGGGGCTACAAGCTGCGCGCCACGGGCCTGAACAAGCATGCCGCGCACTATGCCGGCGTGAAGATCTCGACGACGATCATCGTGACGATGCTGATCTCGGGCGCGCTGGCGGGCCTGGGCGCCGTCAATTCGATGATGGGTTCCACGCATTACCTGTCGCTGAATTTCGTCGGCGGCGCCGGCTTCATCGGCATCGCGATCGCGCTGATGGGCCGCCAGCACCCGGTGGGCATCTTCCTGTCGGCCCTGCTGTTCGGCGCGCTGACCCAGGGCGGCTTCGACCTGTCGCTCGAGAAGCCGAACATCCCGCCCGAGATGGTGATTCTCATCCAGGGCCTGATCATCCTGTTCTGCGGCGCGATGGAATACCTGTACGCACCGGCGCTGATCAAACTGATCAAAGGAAAACAAGCATGA